One Actinoplanes missouriensis 431 DNA segment encodes these proteins:
- a CDS encoding nucleoside/nucleotide kinase family protein has translation MVRGTRAELLAHLAEAVGAVTAAHPARVAVDGPPASGKTTLADELAVVLRVQGRDVIRATIDDFLVPRARRYPRGEYSAEGCYFDAHDYDALSRVLLDPLGPGGDRRFRHAVYDHTADTVSSPPVRTAPARAVLLFDGVFLLRPELIDRWELRLLVSASPEKLVERAVVRERRVSSPGDVERRWRERYLPAQQLYIARDRPADHADIVVHNDEPDRPVWETR, from the coding sequence GTGGTCCGAGGGACGCGCGCCGAGTTGCTGGCGCACCTGGCCGAAGCGGTCGGGGCCGTCACCGCTGCCCACCCGGCGCGTGTTGCCGTCGACGGGCCGCCCGCCTCGGGTAAGACCACGCTCGCCGACGAGCTGGCCGTCGTCCTGCGCGTCCAGGGCCGCGACGTCATCCGCGCGACGATCGACGATTTCCTCGTCCCGCGGGCGCGGCGCTATCCGCGTGGCGAGTATTCGGCGGAGGGTTGTTACTTCGACGCCCACGACTATGACGCGCTCAGCCGTGTGCTGCTCGATCCGCTCGGCCCGGGCGGGGATCGCCGCTTCCGGCATGCGGTCTACGACCACACCGCCGACACCGTGTCGTCCCCGCCCGTGCGAACCGCCCCGGCCCGCGCCGTGCTGCTCTTCGACGGGGTGTTCCTGCTGCGCCCGGAGCTGATCGACCGGTGGGAGCTGCGCCTTCTCGTGTCGGCTTCACCGGAGAAGCTCGTGGAGCGTGCCGTGGTCAGGGAACGCCGGGTGTCCTCGCCGGGTGACGTCGAGCGGCGCTGGCGTGAGCGTTACCTGCCCGCGCAGCAGCTCTACATCGCCAGGGACCGGCCGGCCGATCACGCCGACATCGTCGTGCACAACGACGAGCCGGACCGGCCGGTCTGGGAGACGCGCTGA
- a CDS encoding pyridoxamine 5'-phosphate oxidase family protein, which translates to MYRDKDLALLARPLHAFLTVAPKPGRWPAPRPVWYELAGDGTLQLFSFAEAPKVQRLREEPRASLVVAAPTGEPEHWVSTEGHVTIHEDGASELAARLADRYYDMSDPAKQKLVAEWSGFSLVRIVIHPEVVNRYAG; encoded by the coding sequence ATGTATCGCGACAAGGATCTCGCACTGCTTGCCCGTCCGCTGCACGCCTTCCTCACCGTCGCTCCGAAGCCCGGCCGCTGGCCCGCGCCGCGTCCGGTCTGGTACGAGCTCGCCGGCGACGGCACCCTGCAACTCTTCTCGTTCGCGGAGGCGCCCAAGGTGCAGCGTCTGCGTGAGGAGCCGCGCGCCTCGCTCGTGGTGGCGGCGCCCACCGGTGAACCGGAGCACTGGGTGTCCACCGAGGGGCATGTCACGATCCACGAGGACGGCGCCTCCGAGCTCGCTGCCCGGCTGGCCGACCGCTACTACGACATGAGCGACCCGGCCAAACAGAAGCTGGTCGCCGAGTGGAGTGGGTTCAGCCTGGTCCGGATCGTGATCCACCCCGAAGTGGTGAACAGGTACGCCGGCTGA
- a CDS encoding VOC family protein has product MALRPVQVNIKARDSSAAGRFWAQALGWHLFEPGVTTYVGPTSKFVWPDPTTLGINVVPVPDAKTAAKNSAHLDLATTSAAHQAGLVARLRALGATPVDIGQGDVPWTVLADPEGNEFCVLEPRETYRDVGPIARIVVDCADPQAMAGFWDEATDWTLREVTGDRAVLRSPRDLGPYLEFVRTSEATPPSGRVHLDLRPYPGDDKAADVATLRALGATDLDLGQGDVSWTCLSDPEGHPFCVLAA; this is encoded by the coding sequence ATGGCACTTCGCCCTGTTCAGGTGAACATCAAGGCACGGGACAGCTCGGCGGCCGGCCGGTTCTGGGCACAGGCCCTCGGCTGGCACCTCTTCGAACCTGGCGTGACCACCTACGTCGGACCCACGAGCAAGTTCGTCTGGCCGGATCCGACAACACTCGGCATCAACGTCGTCCCCGTCCCGGACGCCAAGACGGCGGCGAAGAACAGCGCGCACCTCGATCTCGCCACCACCTCAGCGGCCCACCAGGCCGGGCTCGTCGCGCGCCTGCGGGCCCTCGGCGCGACGCCGGTCGACATCGGTCAAGGTGACGTGCCGTGGACCGTCCTCGCCGACCCGGAAGGCAACGAGTTCTGCGTGCTGGAACCCCGGGAGACCTACCGGGACGTCGGTCCGATCGCCCGGATCGTGGTCGACTGCGCGGATCCGCAGGCCATGGCCGGCTTCTGGGATGAGGCGACGGACTGGACACTGCGCGAGGTGACCGGCGACCGCGCCGTGCTGCGCTCCCCCCGGGACCTCGGCCCGTACCTCGAGTTCGTCCGCACGTCCGAGGCGACACCGCCATCGGGCCGGGTTCATCTCGACCTGCGGCCGTACCCCGGTGACGACAAGGCGGCGGACGTGGCGACATTGCGGGCCCTCGGCGCCACCGACCTGGATCTCGGTCAGGGCGACGTCTCGTGGACGTGCCTGAGC